In Bacteroidota bacterium, the genomic stretch CTCGGAGTTGGCCGTGGCGATCGGCAGGATGGAGACGCGGTAGCGGATCGTGGTACCGTCGACGGGGCGCTGGATGAAGCCGTCCTGCGCCTTCTCGCGCTCGAAGCGGTCCACGCCGCCCGCGGTGTCCTTGATGACCGAGAGCAGCGCCTCGGGGTGGCCCTTCTTCTGCGTATGCCAGTGCGTCAGCCGCCCGTCGACGCGGAAGTGGACTTCGGTCTGGCGCGCGTGGTTGATCCAGATGTGGATGTCCGAAACGTTCTTGCGGACGCCCTCAATGAGGATCGCCTCGGTAAGGTTGATGAGTGCCGAGCGCGAAATCTCGGCTTCGAGCGCGTCCTCGTCGATGAGCGACTCTTCGCCGTCCTCGAACGACATGCCGAGGTCGAAGGCGTCGTCGTCGGACTCCTGGACGCGCTTGAGGTACTCGTTCTGCTTCGGGTAGGCGGTGTTCAGGATCCCGTCCACCACGTCGCCGGGCGCGAAGCACAGCTCGAAGCGCTCGAGCTCCAGCTTGTGCATGAGCCGCTGGAGCTCCTGCCGCATCGGGTCTTCGGTGATGAAGACCAGCTTCAGGATCCCAGACGCGTGGTCCTGCGCGTAGGCGTAGGGCGCCACGCCCATCTCGATGAGCTCGTCGCGGTATTCCTCCTGGAAGGACTCCGTCACCGTCTTGACGAACTCGACGTCGGGCTCGCGCTCCTGAACGGGCGCAACGCGAAAGGCGTAGGTGAGCGCAGCCTGCTCGAAAACGGCGTTGCGGTCGACGGTCCGGTCCTTCGTGAGCACACGCCAGAGCGGGTCGCGCAGGCGCTCGTTCTGCTTGATGTCGTGCGCAGTCTGGATCTGCTCCTCGGTGACCTTGCCGTCTTTGAGGAGGGCCTGCACCACGCGGTCGTGGCTGGCGAGGCTGCTTCCGCCCTGAGCCGGGGCGAGGGTGCCGCCTCTGCGGGGGACCGCGGCGCCGTCTCCGCCCGGGTTCGACGCCGCCGGAGGAGGCGGAGCGCTTGGCGCTGCTGGCTCCTTGCTGAGCGTCGCGGCGAGTTCGGCTTCGAGGGCGGGATCGCCCCCGTCGAGCGCGCTGCCCGACATCCAATTCGCGCCGTCGCCCTTGGCGGGCTCGTCCGGCGGGGAGGCGAACGGCGAGCGCGGCTTGCGCTTGCCGCCCGACCCGGGCGAGGAGCTGCGGAAGAAACGGCTTTGCATGGAACGGATGACGGCAGGGCCGTCGGGTGGCGGAGCGCGCGGCTCCGGTGGCGGAGGGTGGAGGCGGGCGGGGTGGAGTGTCGGCCCCGCGGCGCACGGCTCAGGCGCGGCCGCGACGGGTCGTCGCGAGCGGCTAGCCGCCCATCAGTTCGGTGGAGCTGGGTCGGATGAGCGCGGTCTCGGCGGAGAGCACCGTCAGGAAGGCCACCAGGATGCCGATGAACATCGACACGACCGTCTGGATGGTCTCCACGGCGGACTTGAGCTTGAGCGTCGTCTCCTTCTCGTAGTAGTCGGCCATCTGCTGGGCGCTCTTACGCACCGCGCCCGTCTCGGCGCCGGTGCGGAAGCGCGCGAGCGTCATCGACGTGAACACGCCCGAGGCCTCCATCGACTGCACGAGGTCGTTGCCCTGCGCGACGAGCATCGGGATGGTGATGGTCTTGACCTGGTGCTCGACGTAGCGGTTGCCTGAGGCCTCGGCGGCCACCTTGATGACCTCGATGTTCTCGCCCGCCGACGAGTAGAGGATGGCGAACACGCGGCAGAAGATCTCCAGGTTGAGCTTGTGCAGCAGGCTCCCGATGACCGGAATCCGGATCATGTGCTTGTGCGCCTGGAACTGTCCCTTCGGCGTCCGGAAGTACATCACGATGCCGCCTACAAGGAAGGCCAGCACCACGAGCAGGTAGCCGATATTTCGGTCGAGCCACTCGCTCGCTGCAATCGACCACGTGGTGAGCGGCGGCAGCTCGATGTTGTCGAAGCTGGCGAAGAGGCCGGCGGTCATCGGGACGATGTACCAGATGTACCAGATGAACACGCCGATGGTGGCGAGCACTGTCACCGAGGGCATGATGAGCGCGCTCTTGACGGACTTCTTGAACTCGTCGCGGCGCTCCAGGAAGCGGGCCGTGGCCTCGTAGATCTCAGACATGTTGCCCGACTTGGAGGCCACGCCGAGCATGTAGGCCGTGAACTTGCCGAGCGAATGCTGGTGCTTCATGAAGGCCTGTTGCGCCTCCATACCG encodes the following:
- a CDS encoding GspE/PulE family protein, yielding MQSRFFRSSSPGSGGKRKPRSPFASPPDEPAKGDGANWMSGSALDGGDPALEAELAATLSKEPAAPSAPPPPAASNPGGDGAAVPRRGGTLAPAQGGSSLASHDRVVQALLKDGKVTEEQIQTAHDIKQNERLRDPLWRVLTKDRTVDRNAVFEQAALTYAFRVAPVQEREPDVEFVKTVTESFQEEYRDELIEMGVAPYAYAQDHASGILKLVFITEDPMRQELQRLMHKLELERFELCFAPGDVVDGILNTAYPKQNEYLKRVQESDDDAFDLGMSFEDGEESLIDEDALEAEISRSALINLTEAILIEGVRKNVSDIHIWINHARQTEVHFRVDGRLTHWHTQKKGHPEALLSVIKDTAGGVDRFEREKAQDGFIQRPVDGTTIRYRVSILPIATANSEIRAESIVIRILDDRKVITDLSKLGLLPFAMEQFNKAIRQPHGMVILTGPTGSGKSTTLVAALSNTVTPEVNVLTVEDPVEYIIPGVRQIKLGHKLSLEGALRAILRHDPDIVMVGEMRDKATAELGIKLANTGHLTFSTLHTNDAPSAVSRLYKMGLEPFLIAYAINLIVAQRLIRKVCDGCKKATPRDELDEILATQVGFTEEEIETVTFYEPGNDPTCPMCKGRGYKGRRAIAEALYFSPAIREAIVDAGEVIDEDEIKRIAVGEGMLTLQASAREVAKIGETTLDEVLRVTASEH
- a CDS encoding type II secretion system F family protein, which gives rise to MAEYRFTGIAPNGQPVQGTVFAPNERTAKKKVDELATKHKFAAKQVEKRATFHFKVKHPSGKVVQGEQKAFRAGEVERALKRMGMEVVYVKKKLFDITRKPPSSDVIMFVRLAANLLNEKMHFNEVLNLLIADISSNSLKQVIRDINGDLKAGMEAQQAFMKHQHSLGKFTAYMLGVASKSGNMSEIYEATARFLERRDEFKKSVKSALIMPSVTVLATIGVFIWYIWYIVPMTAGLFASFDNIELPPLTTWSIAASEWLDRNIGYLLVVLAFLVGGIVMYFRTPKGQFQAHKHMIRIPVIGSLLHKLNLEIFCRVFAILYSSAGENIEVIKVAAEASGNRYVEHQVKTITIPMLVAQGNDLVQSMEASGVFTSMTLARFRTGAETGAVRKSAQQMADYYEKETTLKLKSAVETIQTVVSMFIGILVAFLTVLSAETALIRPSSTELMGG